The nucleotide window GCTTTTCCACAATCTGGATTAAGCACTGAATGCGTTTTGCTTTATTACGTTTCTGTCCTGTTCACACAGAGCTGCGGAAAGTTCCCAAGGCTGGGAGAGAGTTCTCCCATCTAGGCAGCAATCACAACGTGGCCTGCTTAGTTCTAGACAGGCTGCTGGACGGCAGAGCTTTGAATCTCACGCCCTGGCTTTTTTGGAGGCGGAGATCTTTGACTTATTTAAGTGTAGCTGAGCAGAACCAAATTGTCCAGTGGATCCTCTGACGTTAGCGCAAATTTGACTTAACTTCGTAAGGTGCTCCCTCTTTCTGCCTGACCCCCATTGCTCAGATCCACTTAGTAATTCAGAGTTTATTCCTCCCTCCCTGAAAACAACAACGCTGAACCTTAAAAATGAACTTCAGCTCACCCGATTTGGATAAAAGGTTGATATTTCTTGTCTCAAGTAGGCCAAACATTTCTTAGGCACGTTCCCTTTTGAATTTAACCTGCCCCCCCTCTCCGCCCCCATCCCTTTATTTGCAAAGAATGTCCCTCCCCCCTGACTTAACACAGTATGAAGGTTTTGCTTCTTATTGACTCAACTGTCCATTTTTTATTACCTGcatgtttgtttactttttttgTTAGATGTAATGTAAGGTTCTCTTATCTCATCCATTCCTTCTGACATTGTTTGAGTTAATTGAGGTTCTTTAAGCGTTAGCCTGGGGAAGGTAAGTCTCTATCTTCCATTAGACttttaactaataataataataataataattttattttttaaaacacacacacaaaaaaaaaacccttaagttTAAAGAGGaattaaaaggaagaaaggaactgGAAACCAAAATTGTGTTTCTCAGGTATGAGCAAAGCTGAAATTGCTCAAATTCAGTTGTGGTGGATTTTGGCCATCAGTCCCACCACTTTCCTTATCACTCCcccacacactccccccccaaaaaaaaaaccctcccaaaagGTCTGGCTAAAGCCACAGTACCTTCTTCCATGATCTCTTCAACCATGCTTGTCAGCGTCATTTTTCCGCCCCCAACCCACGAAGCAAGACACCGGAGCGACGTACGGAGAATAACGCCCCACCACGGAGCCAGCCCCTGACGCCtcaagaggaggaaggaaaaaacgCACGCATCATGGCCGAGAGATCATGTGCAGGCCTCTTATTTTATtcgtccccccacacacaccccagtgcaATCAAGTCTCTTGGAGTGGCTTACTCTGAAATCCATTGTACCTGAGAAACATTGACTCTTCCTAAATTAgcggcctttaaaaaaataagtttgtaatacttttttttttttttaagtctttagCCATAAGTCATAAGGTGCTAAGGTAgagttttttttaagtgttaacTTAAAGGGTGCGTGTGtgaaggggagaaaggggggcaAGGACATTGCAGCCTCCCGCTCCTGAGCGCTCGACCTCTTTGTTTAGGTGGAGGTGAAGCGGGCTGAACCCCGGGACAGCAAGAGCCAGACGCCGGGGCCCACCGGCGCCAGCCAGTGGGGAAGCCGGATCATGCCAAGTGCCGCCAACGGCTGGGCGGGGCAGCCCCCACCTACCTGGCAACAAGGATACGGACCTCAAGGTACCTGTTTTCCAGTCGGCATTTGGGGGGAGGCTTACGATTGGTTGAACTGCCGTTTCGTGGCTCGTCACGGCCGTTGCTGCTCCTCCCGCTCCTTGGCCCAGTGCAGATGTGGCCCCGGGGCAAAGATCCTGTTCCTCTGATGCAGGAGCaagctgggaataatgggagttgtagtcccaacccGTCGGGAGGGCGCCAGGATGGGGACTCTTGCTCTAGTGTCATGCAGGCACCCATAGATTCAGGGTTTGGGGCTCAGCCGCCTGCGAAAAGGATCAGGCCTAGCGCCCAATGGGAAAGACCTCTTTCTCCCCAAGAGCCGTGTGCTGCAGCCCCACTCCACTGCGGGCAGGGCTCTCCCTCCGTTGCACGATGTCTGAACTCAGAGCCTGACAGACAGTGCTGGGTGTGGGATAAAGAAGCCCCGTCCAGCCCTGTTTCTCTCAGTTTGAGATCGCAGCCGATGCCGtgaggggcggggtgggtgggggtgcggCAGGCCGCAGTTCAGCGGTAGGGCAGGCACAGAGGCGCAGGATCAGTCCCCGGTCCCTCCACTGCGACTAAGGAGAACAGTTCCCAGTGAGAGCAGAGAATCCTGGACTTTGAGCTCCACGCAGCCACAAGCTTTATCTTGAGCCCAAAAAACGTTGCCTttcaaagaattaaaaataataacaacgaAAAATGGGGACTTGGTTGCTTTCAGTAATGCCcctggatttgtttatttttgattgattgattgattgcatttccatgccgcccaatagccgaagctctctgggcggttcacaaaaattaaaactgttcaaaGTTCTGCCTCTTCCCACTTCCTCCGCCACACCCAAGCGTGGGCCGAGATGTGACTCCTGATGCCCTGCATTTcgtgggtggaggggaggggaacgtGTTGAGCCAATCTCCTCCGTCCCAGCCGAACCCTTTCTCCGGATTTGGTCTCTAGGGCCTACCGCTTGGATTCTCGCACCATTTTCTCCCCTTTGCTCTCCAAATGCCTTGTTCCAGAACGAACCTGTGTTGCGTGAATAGTCTTTTTATTTCTTGACGTCTGCACTGTTCCGATGAAACGGGTGTAATAGCTTGACCTGCTCTTCTTCTGTGTGCATCTCTCTGCCCCTTCTCCCCTCCTGCCCTTTAGGTATGTGGGTACCAGCTGGACAAGCACTTGGTAAGTACCGCCGTTTACGACGTCTCCGATCTGGGTTGGGCAGATTTCAGGTTTTGTGTTTTACAAGAACTCCCAAGATCCACCGACCGGAGCCTGGTGCGAAAGACACACGCTTAGAATTAAACCTGAGCTTCGctatttgttttgagtaccagtaCGCGGATTTCTGCCCCCAAATcttatcctttttttctttttctttttttcatttcagcGGAATGAAAAACTGCAAACTGACTCCTGCAGATTTGGGCAGGAGTCAGTTTGCTGTCATGGTTAAATAATTGTGAATCAGAAAACCTCgagctactgcaaatcacccagacatCTGCTAGTAGATCCacatctatcttctgcccaccctgttACTTTTTTAAATATCGCAGCCATAATTACGCAAATGCAGTGATTCACGTAACCGTGGTCCTTGCGGGCTTCTTGCCTTTCTTTTCCCCCAAGAACGCCTTGCAGTGGTAATCTTGTAAATGTGCTCAAGCGCCTTGAACGATGGTCCCCAGGATCCTGGCGGAGGTGGGTCAGGGAAAAGGGATTTGTAAGTGTGACCTAAAGCTGCACAAAAACAGGCAAATCTTGCTAACCTACAAGGATTTAGTCATTTGTGGGCCATTGACAGCCTGAAAAGTGTTCTTTTGGGGAgctgggaggggagaaagaactAATTatctttacacacacaaaaaaaatactCCATGCCACGAGCCGAGTGGCCCTTTTAGGCTGATCCCAAGTGGCCTTTTTCATAGCATGGCAACCAGAACTCTCCCTTTTGGAAGCCGGCTACCTCCAGGACTCTGGATTCAAAAGCTCTATTCTCCTTTCTCCGCCAAGCTAGCCTCTCCCTTGGCTTGGAAGTTCTATCTTAAAGGTGTTCAAATGTGAGGTGGTCTTGTGAATGATAGTTTTAAATCCCCAGGGCAGTGGCCCTCTGAACCACTGTTTTAACAGCTCAATCCAGAGAAGAGATTTAGAAAAGCTACTTTAACTCTTAGCTCCCTGAAGGATTTCTACAACTTCCTCAGAtgcttttttttagtattttattgcacttagGGTTGTTAGCGTACTTgacaacttcatagaatcatagaacaatagagttggaaggggcccataaggtcatcgagtccaaccccctgctcaacacaggaatccaccctaaagcatccctgacagatggctgtccagctgcatcaggGCTATGCCATTCTGTTTGGCTGGTTCTCCTTGCTTTTAATGCCACATATGAATTTGAGATGCaatcattttattttgtattacaGAAGCAAATGAATGTAAGTTTGTggcaggggttttttttaaaaaaaaatgtggccaaatccttttttcttttttctttgctttttctgcCTACCCCAATGGGTaggcagtttttaaaagaattaaacctatgtgtgttttttaaattttttattaaatttaacaAACTACAGAAGTACTATTTTGCATTACAAAGAAAGAGAATATTTGTCTAGCCGATTTCGCATAAATGCAAAACCGAAACAAATTTTCTATCAGGTATCTACAGTCAAAGGGAGACCGAGTAAACGAGAGTTAAGTAATCCTGGTGTCCCATTAATAAAGTTGACAAAAGGATTAAACGTTGAAGGACATCAGTGAGTCACGGGAGATGAGTTCACTAAAACTAGCTTACAAAGACCATTATTAGGGGAGCAAAGTTGGAAATACTTACCACATTGGACCTTAATATACTGCAACTGGAGGAGAGACTGAGGTTAGTGTGAAATACTTTGGGAGTCGGtataaaaaacccaccaccaccagagattctcccctgcaccccacccacccccgaaagGTTGGTTTCCTCGGTAATATTTAACACCATCAGTACCGTGCCTGTTTTCTGTAAGTTGAGGATCAGAAACCCAGTACGTAAAATTgtagccggggtggggggtgcttgGCGGATGGAACTGAACGCCACGCATCCGAGGTGAGGACCCCCGTGTCAGCCCAGGGCAGCTGCTTGACGTTGGCacaggaaatgtgtgtgtgtggcgggggggggggatgtaatccctgctgcagtggtggtgggggtgggcttgGATGTCGCCAGCTCCCGTTTTCTCCGTCTCCTCCAGCTTCTTATTGGctcctgctccccttccccaGGTGGGTATGGTCCCCCTCCTCCAGGTAGAGGTGCACCACCTCCGCCGCCGCCTTTTACCTCGTACATCGTCTCAACACCTCCGGGAGGATTCGCGCCCCCGCAGGGCTTCCCACAGGGATACGGCACGCCTCCGCCCTTCAGTAAGTATCCCCGACTCCTCGCTTGCGGTTTCGCTTCGCCCTTCCTTCCACCCAGGAGTGCTGGGCCAGCAGCCCTGAGGCCTCCTGCCCCGCCCCCGGCTCTCCTTGCAGCAGGTAGGTTTCGGCCGAGAGCGTGAAGTTGGCCTGAGCTTGCCCgggatggggatttgaacccgggtctctcTGGTCATGCCCTGACGCTCCGATCGCTGCACCGCACGGGCTGTGAATGGCGTTTCCCGTCCTCCCTTGGCCGGGGCAGCTCCGCTACCGGCACAGGCTCCTCGGTGACTGTTCCCTTTGCCTCCTTTCTAACCCTCTCAGGCTTTGGATACGGTGCCCCACCTCCTCCACCTGACCAGTTTGCCCCCGCTGGTGTTCCTCCGCCACCTGCCACTCCCGGGGCAGCACCACTAGCTTTtcctccaccgccgccgccatccCAGCCAACTCAGGACATGAGCAAGCCACCGACCGGCCAGCCGGATTTCCCCTATAGTCAATTTGGTAAGTGTTTGCCTCCGGCTCTGCTCTGTGCAACGGGGTCTCCTCTCCCAGTTTCCCACCACCAACACCGCTTTCTTTTTCTTCCGTTTTGTTCGGGGGAATCCTAgcatagcagcgttggaaggggcctctaagggccatcgagtccaaccccctgctcaatgcaggaacccaccctaaagcatccctggcagagggctgtccagctgcctcttgaaggcctctagtgtgggagagcccaccacctccctcggtcaTCGGTTCCATTGTTGCACCGCTGGAAAGCCAAATTGGGGGTTTGCTTGCAAGTAATGCCTGGCAAAGGACCTCTAGAAACATCCGTAGCAGTTGGGGGCTTGTTTccacctttaaaaagaaaggggggaaaagccctGCCTGTTTTCTTGACATCAGTTATCCGCTTGAGGGTAGAGCCTTGTGACCATTATCGCTCGTGTGAAAGCTGATTCGTGAGATCCAGACAGGGCTGCCTCATGTGAACATGGTACCCATCCATGGGAGGAGACTAGGATAGGATAAGTGGCTTCCAGATAACTGCCGCTTGAGTTGCAGCTCTTTTGAAATTGCTGTTACCCTGGGGAATgaagccgggggtgggtggggggggacagCCATAAATCAGTCTGAGTTACTGGCTCGATGTGTCTCTGAGCCACAAGTTTCAGCTTTCTGTGCCTGAAAGGGAAATTGAAAGGTCTTCCGGCTCATAATTTTTGTGCCGGCATAAGAGATCTGACAAGTGCAGGGAAACTGAATTTGCAAGCACGAGTTGCACAGCACGTTCCGTAGGGATATTGCAGCTGCAAAACTTGGAGGGCGGGTCTCCTTTGCTCACACCCACGGGATTCGCAGGAAGATCTTTGCAGCTTTCAGCGTCGACGTCAGTATTTCTAGTTGAAAGAAGTTCTGTTTTGGATTGTATAGGCCCTGGCTTCAGCACCATCCTAGAGCTAGTCTCCGTACCTGTTCAGCAAACTTCACTTCCTCGCATTTCCCCGTTGGCTGGCTTTTCTGGTCAATTCTATCAAATTCCGATATTCCAGCCGATGCTCCCTGGCATTCTGGCCTTGCCCTCTTGGCTCCAGAGTAGGCCTGTGTCTGGAGGCGGACCGAAGAAGTCTTCGCTGCTCCTGTCTAGCAGTTCAGCAGCACGAGACgttttcttctgttttgcaactcgttTGTGGAGAAGCGCTGTTCCATTCCTTTTAAAGATCCGGGCCGAGCAGTCCTGGGAAGAAAGAACTAAGCTCTAGGCTGAAGAGGCAAAGAAGGAGACTGGCCTGCATTTTCCTCTCATTCGGAACCCTGTGATATGCTGGCAGTAAGAGATGAAGGAAAGTGGTTTGAACTTGGGGCATTTCTCATGCATCTCTTTTGACTACTAGCTTGATCAGTGGATCCCAAACCTTAAGATGGTGAGCTCCACTTAATCGAACATTTAAGTACCCCTGACTTCCTTAAATACTTCTCTGTCCCTCGCCGCCCTACGCTCTGGCTGTTGATTTATTTCCTGCCAGCCCACAGTTTTTCACCTCTTCCCTTCTTGAGCCTGCTCTGTAGATTTATTGCCCTAAGAagatctctttctccccccccctttccagggGTTCAGTGGAGAAACCTGGAGTTGAAGCAAGGCCATCATGTCAAGCGCTTTCTCCTTCCTTGCATTCTTCCCGAGCGCTTAACAGGGTTCTTGGTGTGCCGGTGGAGAATTTGCTGAGCCCAATATCAGGGGATACGCAGATACTTGCATATTTGCTCTAGAGCTAATAGGGGTGCAGAAAAGAATGCTTTAGCACTGATTTCGCAAACttcttgacccccccccccgccctccccaaaAACGAAACACCAGCCGTGTTGGGTACCAACTTCTAACTGTTTGGAAGAGATTCTTCTGTCAAATGACTTAACAGACGAAGTGGTGATGGGCAGGAAGTCTGTGGATGCTCGAAGCTATCGAAGAGGCGAATGAAAGCGTCTTGATCTCACGCCAGAAGTCCCTTGCTGGGAGGGACCTTGTCGAATTTGCCCTTGACGGGAGGAGGCTTGTCGAATTGACCCAAGTTTTGCCTCGTCCGCCTTTTTGTGCCGGGCTGATCAGAGCCTCGAAAGGGACGTCCAGTTAACCGTTCAGTGGAAAAGGGCCTCCACCTGATATCAAGGAAATTGACAGGCCGCCCAAACGAGGCCCCCCCTTTTCCAATTGGGTGCCATCCAGTTGTGCTggactacacatctggagggggcaccaggttggggaaggcggtccTAGGTAGTCCcagctctcccacccaccccgctggaTCATACCCAAGAAGAATACAGGAGAAGAGAGGACTTTTTGCGAAAACTAACGGGTCGTGATTGGAGTGCTGGAAAAGTGATTTATTGGAAGAAAAccctttcttccccacccccccccccccgagtctcTCTGATCTTCCAGAGGAGCCTGAGGGCATCTTTGACCAGGCTAGCTTTTAGTGGCCAAGGTTACGCCACGacagcggggcggggcggggcgggtggCCTTTTTATGCTTCTGGTTTTCTAAGATGCTGTAACCCTACTGCTCTATCCTAATAACGGCAGGTTATTTCCTTTTGTGTGTTGAAAATGTGTCCCTCGAGAGTTCCGTTCTAGGGCCTGTGCTGCTGCCCAGAATGCTCATTTGAGGGTGGAAACTGAAACAGCGCAGGCGAAGGAGAGGGAGCAGAATAGGGAAAGGGCGGAGATCAAAGCTGGGCTGTGAATCCTCTCTAGTGTGTCGTAAGAAACGAGCCACCCAAACCCGTATGCGCCCTTGAGCGGAGAGGCTCAATACATAGCCCGCCAGATCCCCCCCCCAGTATTATAATGCTCCCCCCATTTAAGGCTGCATTCCACGACTTCCAAAGGGTTCCTTCTTTACCGCTCGCCACGTTCCACAGCGATATTCTACAAAGGCAGTCCCCTCCGCGTCCCCGTCCCCCTGTCCCCGTTCTGCatgtttatttcccccttttaaaatgtggagctGTTTTCAAGATCtctccaaaggggggggggctcataGATGCGGCCGAAATGGTTCCGTCCCCCCCCCGGGCAGCGTCTTCCAAACGCTGCCTTCCTTTTCAGCCAGGGCTGACCCCAAAGCACTGCCTTCTGGGTAAGTCTCCCTCGCTGCCTTTCCAAGAGAATTGTAGCTTTTGTGCAGGGCTCTCTCGGGGGTTTAGTCACCCTGGTCTCCTCCATTTCTTACCAGGGCTGGGTACCTATTCTCAAGACCCTTCAGGCTTCGGGCCAATACTTTGTTTACACACTTATGGTCAGGCTGAGAAGTGAGTTACCCTAGGTAGGTGGAGCCTATTTACACCAAATCCTCTTGCTTGTAATCTCTTGTGTGgaagggggcggaggggggctgGGGGCGAGAGAAGTAACCTCTCTTTTTCCTTGCAGGGGTGTCGTCTCTTAagatatgtgggtgggtggggtcctttttccctccccctaaagcggcctttctcaacctggggcgctccagaggtgttggactgcatctcccagaatgccccagccagcggctggggcattctgggagttgtagtccaacacctctggagcgccccaggttgagaaaggctgccctagttCAAGCAGCCGCTGATCTTACTGTTTGCTTAATGACCACTCAGTGCCAAAACCTTGCCGTGTGTCACACAAACATGCAAGGACcttctgctctgttttgtacgCGCGTcatttcctctcccaccccccagtttCCCCACACACCCCGTGCCCCACAACAAGGGGATTGTGGCCGGTGAATTTGCATGAGGACACCCAAAAGTTCTCCCCTGCTCAGCTTGCTAGAGAGGAGATTGTGTTCTCCGCGGTGGCTTGAGGCGCCCTGAGAGAACTGGAGTAGCGCAACTGAGAGTCAGCTTTGAGGGTCAAGGCGAGAGGCGAGTTATTTACTTCTCTTTCAAGGGGGAGTCCATTTGCCTGCCCTACAGCAAGCAAGAGAAGAGCAGGCGTTAAATTGGAAGAACAGTTTGCATGTCGCACGGCTTCGGATAAGCGTTCCGTCGCTCGACCCAACTACTTGTGGGGCCTGGTCTGGATgaggtttttaaataaatagacgTGGCAGTTCAGAGAACGTGAGAATGCTCAGCCACGCACTGAATATCTCTGAAAATAACGCAAGATGCCCCTGAAATAGCATCCAAACCGTCCGTTGCTCCTCCAAACTTTCTGGAGAAAGTAATTCTCCAAATGACGTACTGGTGGTGGCTGCTTTTTGCCCACGGCCTCATGGAATATTGTCAGAAGATGTCGAAAGCTAAGGGCTGATCTTCCCTGAAAGAGTTCCACGCCAAAAGCGGTTGGTTTGATACAGGGGCGCCTGTCGGAGGAGTACGAGCCAGCCACGAAGAGTTAAAAACCACTGGCTTTAATCTCAGACAGgcaatatttcatagaatcatagaatagcagagctggaagggacctacgaggccatcgagtccaaccccctgctcaatgcaggaatccaccctaaagcatccctgacagatgcttgtccagctgcctctagtgtgggagagcccaccacctccctaggtcactggctccattgtcatactgctctaacagtcaggaagtttttcctgatgtccagccggaatctggcttcctttaacttgagcccgttattccgtgtcctgcgttCTGCCAGCTCTTAATGGGGTGCAGCTCATTGGCAGAGCCCCTGTCCTGCCTAGGGAAGGTCCCAGCTACAGCCGCGGCCTTCCCTCTTGAAAGGGGTCATCGGGTGCATCAGGAGAGGCGTCCTGCCTCcaaccaagggtccgtctagcccagcctTCTGTTCAGTGAACGCCAGTGGGACGCAGGACCCGAGTGCGATTCTCACGCCTTCTGCGCCAGCACTCCCGCCGGCTGGGGAGAGTGGGTGTTGGAATCCAGCacccctggttggggaagggctggttTAGACGTTATCCTTCTAGCGTTGAAACGGCAACGAGAGTGCAACAGGAGCTCACGGACATCTTCCCCtgcccctccttttctctctctctctctctctctgtcttttttctAGGATACGGACAAGACTTGAGTGGTTTTGGACAAGGCTTCGCCGATCccagccagcagcagccttcctaCGGAGGCCCCTCAGTCCCACCTTCAAGTGGGCCGCCCACGGGGGGCAGTGGCTTTGGCCGTGGACAGAACCATAACGTTCAAGGTTTTCACCCCTACCGACGCTAGTACGCCCACCTAGAAATCAGGGAGTTCTGTCCAGAGCCGGAGATCTGGTATCAGCTGAAATCCAGGAATCCCAGAACTTACGAACTTGTGACAATCACCTACTTTGCCggagagagtggggagggaaCCGCAACCGTAacatcttttttttgggggggggggtcagggat belongs to Elgaria multicarinata webbii isolate HBS135686 ecotype San Diego chromosome 23, rElgMul1.1.pri, whole genome shotgun sequence and includes:
- the DAZAP1 gene encoding DAZ-associated protein 1 isoform X3, with protein sequence MMQRNSGPEVEVKRAEPRDSKSQTPGPTGASQWGSRIMPSAANGWAGQPPPTWQQGYGPQGMWVPAGQALGGYGPPPPGRGAPPPPPPFTSYIVSTPPGGFAPPQGFPQGYGTPPPFSFGYGAPPPPPDQFAPAGVPPPPATPGAAPLAFPPPPPPSQPTQDMSKPPTGQPDFPYSQFGYGQDLSGFGQGFADPSQQQPSYGGPSVPPSSGPPTGGSGFGRGQNHNVQGFHPYRR
- the DAZAP1 gene encoding DAZ-associated protein 1 isoform X2, translated to MNSVGGADEIGKLFVGGLDWSTTQETLRSYFSQYGEVVDCVIMKDKTTNQSRGFGFVKFKDPNCVGTVLASRPHTLDGRNIDPKPCTPRGMQPERTRPKEGWKGSRSDNKSNKIFVGGIPHNCGETELREYFKKFGVVTEVVMIYDAEKQRPRGFGFITFEDEQSVDQAVNMHFHDIMGKKVEVKRAEPRDSKSQTPGPTGASQWGSRIMPSAANGWAGQPPPTWQQGYGPQGMWVPAGQALGGYGPPPPGRGAPPPPPPFTSYIVSTPPGGFAPPQGFPQGYGTPPPFSFGYGAPPPPPDQFAPAGVPPPPATPGAAPLAFPPPPPPSQPTQDMSKPPTGQPDFPYSQFGLGTYSQDPSGFGPILCLHTYGQAEK
- the DAZAP1 gene encoding DAZ-associated protein 1 isoform X1, producing MNSVGGADEIGKLFVGGLDWSTTQETLRSYFSQYGEVVDCVIMKDKTTNQSRGFGFVKFKDPNCVGTVLASRPHTLDGRNIDPKPCTPRGMQPERTRPKEGWKGSRSDNKSNKIFVGGIPHNCGETELREYFKKFGVVTEVVMIYDAEKQRPRGFGFITFEDEQSVDQAVNMHFHDIMGKKVEVKRAEPRDSKSQTPGPTGASQWGSRIMPSAANGWAGQPPPTWQQGYGPQGMWVPAGQALGGYGPPPPGRGAPPPPPPFTSYIVSTPPGGFAPPQGFPQGYGTPPPFSFGYGAPPPPPDQFAPAGVPPPPATPGAAPLAFPPPPPPSQPTQDMSKPPTGQPDFPYSQFGYGQDLSGFGQGFADPSQQQPSYGGPSVPPSSGPPTGGSGFGRGQNHNVQGFHPYRR